A single genomic interval of Prunus dulcis chromosome 5, ALMONDv2, whole genome shotgun sequence harbors:
- the LOC117628096 gene encoding tyrosine--tRNA ligase 1, cytoplasmic-like yields the protein MATETPEQARAAYGVQSLSISEPAQSSSSNPTIQMSLEEKYQMLRSLADECIQEDELRNLLAHKPEPIAYDGFEPSGRMHIAQGVMKTINVNKMTSAGCRVKIWIADWFAMLNNKMGGDLKKIETVGRYMIEIWRASGMNLENGKVEFLWSSKEINARPDEYWPRVMDIAQKYTVQRITRCCPVMGRNVEEDLTAAQIFYPCMQCADIFFLQADICQMGMDQRKVNVLAREYCDEIKKKDKPIILSHHMLPGLQQGQEKMSKSDVSSSVFMEDEEAEVNLKIKKAYCPPNVVEGNPCMEYVKYLILPWFNEFIVERSEENGGNQSFKSFEELAADYESGELHPADLKSALSKALNKILEPVRAHFKNDETAKQLLQSVKKYRVTR from the exons ATGGCGACTGAAACTCCAGAGCAAGCCCGGGCAGCCTACGGAGTCCAATCTCTTTCAATCTCCGAGCCTGCACAATCCAGTTCATCAAACCCAACTATCCA aatGAGTTTGGAGGAGAAGTACCAGATGTTGAGGAGCTTGGCAGACGAATGTATCCAAGAGGACGAGCTTCGGAATTTGCTGGCTCATAAGCCTGAACCCATCGCCTATGATGGGTTTGAACCCTCCGGCCGAATGCATATTGCTCAg GGGGTTATGAAGACCATAAATGTGAACAAGATGACCTCCGCTGGCTGCAGAGTGAAAATATGGATTGCAGATTGGTTTGCAATGCTAAACAATAAGATGGGGGGTGATCTGAAAAAGATAGAGACTGTTGGGCGCTACATGATAGAGATATGGAGGGCTTCTGGGATGAATTTGGAAAATGGCAAAGTTGAGTTTTTGTGGTCTTCAAAGGAGATAAATGCGAGACCAGATGAGTACTGGCCTCGTGTGATGGACATAGCTCAAAAGTATACAGTTCAAAGGATAACTAG GTGTTGTCCGGTTATGGGTCGAAATGTGGAAGAAGATTTAACTGCAGCCCAAATTTTCTACCCATGTATGCAATGTGCAGATATATTCTTCCTTCAG gcTGACATCTGCCAGATGGGAATGGATCAGCGTAAAGTGAATGTTCTTGCAAGAGAGTATTGTGATGAAATCAAAAAGAAGGACAAGCCTATTATCTTGTCACACC ACATGTTACCTGGTTTGCAGCAAGGGCAGGAGAAGATGTCTAAAAGTGATGTATCGTCCTCCGTATTCATGGAAGATGAAGAG GCGGAAGTGAATTTGAAGATAAAGAAAGCTTACTGCCCTCCAAATGTAGTTGAAGGGAATCCATGTATGGAGTACGTGAAATATCTCATCCTACCTTGGTTCAATGAGTTCATTGTAGAGCGCTCCGAAGAGAATGGGGGAAATCA GAGCTTcaaaagctttgaagaattgGCTGCTGATTATGAAAGTGGTGAGCTACATCCAGCTGACCTTAAATCAGCTTTATCAAAAGCATTGAACAAAATACTGGAG CCTGTACGCGCACACTTCAAGAATGACGAAACTGCCAAACAGCTATTGCAAAGTGTCAAG AAGTATAGAGTCACCAGGTGA